The following are from one region of the Stigmatella ashevillena genome:
- a CDS encoding response regulator, translating to MAHTDHILIVDDDREIRRLVGEYLQRNGLRTTLAADGREMRAAMDTSDVDLIVLDVMMPGEDGLSLCRNLRASKHRTVPVVMLTARDEETDRIVGLEMGADDYVVKPFSARELLARINAVLRRTRMLPPNLQITEAGRLIGFGQWRLDTSARHLLDGDGTAYPLSGAEFRLLRVFLDHPQRVLSRDQLLNLTRGRDAELFDRSIDLLVSRLRQRLRDDAREQAYIKTVRSEGYVFCQPVVLLGENA from the coding sequence ATGGCCCATACAGACCACATCCTCATCGTCGACGATGACCGCGAGATCCGTCGCTTGGTCGGCGAATACCTGCAGCGCAACGGCCTGCGCACCACGCTCGCGGCCGACGGCCGCGAGATGCGCGCGGCGATGGACACCAGCGACGTTGACCTGATCGTCCTCGACGTGATGATGCCCGGTGAGGACGGTCTGTCCCTGTGCCGCAACCTGCGCGCCAGCAAGCACCGCACCGTGCCGGTGGTGATGCTCACCGCGCGCGATGAAGAGACCGATCGCATCGTCGGCCTGGAGATGGGTGCGGACGACTACGTGGTCAAGCCGTTCTCCGCGCGTGAGCTGCTGGCGCGCATCAACGCGGTGCTCCGGCGCACGCGCATGTTGCCGCCCAACCTTCAGATCACCGAGGCGGGTCGGCTGATCGGGTTCGGCCAGTGGCGACTGGACACCTCCGCGCGCCACCTGCTCGACGGAGACGGCACCGCCTATCCGCTCAGTGGCGCGGAGTTCCGCCTGCTGCGCGTGTTCCTCGACCACCCGCAGCGCGTGCTCAGCCGCGACCAGCTGCTCAACCTCACCCGGGGCCGCGACGCCGAGCTGTTCGACCGCTCCATCGACCTGCTCGTCAGCCGCCTGCGCCAGCGCCTGCGCGACGACGCGCGCGAGCAGGCCTACATCAAGACCGTGCGCAGCGAGGGCTATGTGTTCTGTCAGCCTGTGGTCCTGCTCGGCGAGAATGCATGA
- a CDS encoding alpha/beta fold hydrolase: MIRKTMLAALVATALTPAAAGSRPVHVNPAAPTVILVHGAFADGSSWNKVIPLLEARGVPALAVQNPLTSLQDDVATTRRAIAAAPGKVVLVGHSWGGTVITEVGNDDKVVALVYVSAFAPDVGENSAQQGEHYPTAPGLKRLQERDGFLWLPAEAVAEDFAQDLKPATARLLYSTQGPLKASALSEPVTRAAWKHKPSWYVLNREDRMLAPQLQSATAQRIGARLHSVPASHVSMLSHPGEVADIILDAAGVKSAAPSSAKAGG, from the coding sequence ATGATTCGCAAGACGATGCTGGCCGCGCTGGTGGCCACCGCCCTGACTCCAGCCGCCGCGGGCTCACGTCCGGTGCATGTCAATCCGGCCGCGCCCACGGTGATCCTGGTACATGGTGCCTTCGCCGACGGTTCGAGCTGGAACAAGGTCATCCCACTCCTGGAGGCCAGGGGGGTGCCCGCCTTGGCGGTGCAGAACCCGCTGACCTCGCTGCAGGACGACGTGGCCACCACGCGCCGCGCCATCGCCGCCGCGCCGGGCAAGGTGGTGCTGGTCGGCCATTCCTGGGGCGGCACGGTCATCACCGAGGTCGGCAACGATGACAAGGTGGTCGCGCTGGTTTACGTGTCTGCGTTCGCGCCCGATGTTGGCGAGAACTCGGCCCAGCAGGGCGAGCATTACCCGACGGCGCCGGGGCTGAAGCGATTGCAGGAGCGCGACGGCTTCCTGTGGCTGCCGGCCGAGGCTGTGGCCGAGGATTTCGCTCAGGATCTCAAGCCGGCCACCGCGCGCCTGCTCTACAGCACTCAGGGCCCGCTGAAGGCCAGCGCGCTGTCCGAGCCGGTCACGCGGGCGGCGTGGAAGCACAAGCCCAGTTGGTACGTGCTCAACCGCGAGGACCGCATGCTCGCTCCGCAGTTGCAGTCCGCCACCGCGCAGCGCATCGGCGCGCGGCTGCATTCGGTCCCGGCCAGCCATGTCTCGATGCTGTCGCATCCGGGCGAGGTGGCCGACATTATCCTCGATGCAGCCGGGGTGAAGTCGGCCGCGCCGTCGTCGGCCAAGGCGGGGGGCTGA
- a CDS encoding ATP-binding protein: protein MNAPPRIGWRRLLPRTLGARLTLILFTGLLLAHALSFALLFSERFMVARSMMLTHLDQDVTVSVALLERLSPAERARWAPRLERRTYRYLLGPARPGVPLTSDRAREVTALIDRSLDHRYPLRARTVSTSPERFEVELTLADGQPLTLDVTPSVMPISRWLPVVLAAQLALLLVCAWLAVRLATRPLVQLADAVERLDPARARPPLPQEGPVEVVKAATAFNAMQARIGHYLAERLQILAAISHDLQTPITRMKLRLEAMNEGADRDRLIGDLGQLHQLVREGIAYARSTHGATGPAVRLDLHALLDSVVCDYQDAGKPVTLGECVRAALSTRPPTLRRIVENLIDNAVKYGGGAEVGVRQLDDGRVAVDVCDRGPGIPEQEMQAVLQPFYRLESSRNRDTGGTGLGLAIAQQLAATLDGELVLANRSGGGLRVTLLLPVAPAATGGA from the coding sequence ATGAACGCCCCCCCGCGCATCGGCTGGCGACGCCTGCTGCCACGCACCCTCGGCGCGCGCCTGACCCTGATCCTGTTCACCGGCTTGCTGCTCGCGCACGCGCTGTCCTTCGCGCTGCTGTTCTCCGAGCGCTTCATGGTCGCCCGTTCGATGATGCTCACCCACCTGGACCAGGACGTGACCGTCAGCGTGGCCCTGCTCGAACGCCTGAGCCCGGCCGAGCGCGCGCGATGGGCGCCGCGCCTGGAGCGGCGCACCTACCGCTACCTGCTCGGCCCTGCTCGGCCCGGTGTGCCCCTGACCAGCGACCGCGCGCGTGAGGTCACCGCCCTGATCGATCGCAGCCTGGACCATCGCTACCCCCTGCGGGCGCGCACGGTGTCCACCTCGCCGGAGCGCTTCGAGGTGGAGCTCACACTGGCCGACGGCCAGCCGCTGACCCTCGATGTCACGCCCTCGGTGATGCCGATCTCACGCTGGCTGCCGGTGGTGCTGGCGGCGCAGCTGGCGCTGCTGCTGGTGTGCGCGTGGCTGGCGGTGCGGCTGGCGACGCGACCGTTGGTGCAGTTGGCCGACGCGGTCGAGCGGCTGGACCCGGCGCGCGCGCGCCCGCCGTTGCCGCAGGAAGGGCCGGTAGAAGTGGTCAAGGCCGCCACCGCGTTCAATGCGATGCAGGCGCGCATCGGCCACTATCTCGCGGAGCGGTTGCAGATCCTGGCCGCGATCTCGCACGACCTGCAAACACCGATCACTCGCATGAAGCTGCGTCTGGAAGCGATGAATGAGGGAGCCGACCGAGATCGCCTGATCGGCGACCTGGGGCAGCTGCATCAGCTGGTGCGCGAGGGCATCGCCTACGCGCGCAGCACCCATGGCGCCACCGGTCCGGCAGTGCGGCTGGACCTGCACGCATTGCTCGACAGCGTGGTGTGCGACTACCAGGACGCGGGCAAGCCGGTCACGCTGGGCGAATGCGTGCGCGCTGCGTTGAGCACGCGGCCGCCGACATTGCGGCGCATCGTCGAGAACCTGATCGACAACGCGGTGAAGTACGGCGGCGGCGCCGAGGTTGGCGTGCGCCAGCTCGACGACGGGCGCGTGGCCGTGGACGTGTGCGACCGTGGCCCGGGCATTCCCGAACAGGAGATGCAAGCGGTGCTGCAACCGTTCTACCGGCTGGAAAGCTCGCGCAACCGCGATACCGGCGGCACCGGACTGGGGCTGGCCATCGCTCAGCAACTGGCGGCCACACTGGACGGCGAACTCGTGCTCGCCAACCGGAGCGGTGGTGGCCTGCGCGTGACGCTGCTGCTGCCGGTGGCACCGGCAGCCACGGGGGGGGCTTGA
- a CDS encoding iron-containing redox enzyme family protein has product MEEDQPAVDGSQISQWGAVHAVDTRWFVRFFISDCSLNIRFYDLIALSLVGLHSQLRQELAQNFWDEMGRGIRENEHNNLFKRILEYVGVEYDPGSFIESLGSQGLAGYNLFLRFGLHRKHFLHSIGNMAVSEMMDPANYAKLVRGCKRVGLTDETAQAYYFEHISVDVAHGDGWIANVMLPMAHQFPNHTCDIIVGAEVRLNTSFDYYENLYSQLTHPA; this is encoded by the coding sequence GTGGAAGAAGACCAGCCGGCCGTTGATGGCAGTCAGATCTCGCAGTGGGGGGCCGTACATGCCGTAGATACCCGATGGTTTGTCCGCTTCTTCATCAGCGATTGTTCCCTGAATATCCGTTTCTATGATCTCATCGCCCTGTCGCTCGTGGGGCTACATTCCCAACTCAGGCAGGAACTGGCTCAGAATTTCTGGGATGAAATGGGACGCGGAATCCGGGAGAACGAGCACAACAACCTGTTCAAGCGCATCTTGGAGTACGTGGGTGTCGAATACGATCCCGGCAGTTTCATCGAGTCACTTGGCTCGCAAGGATTGGCTGGCTATAACCTGTTCCTCCGGTTTGGTTTGCACCGGAAACACTTCCTGCACTCCATTGGCAACATGGCTGTCTCGGAGATGATGGATCCGGCCAACTACGCCAAGCTGGTGAGGGGCTGCAAGCGAGTGGGGCTCACTGACGAGACGGCTCAAGCCTACTACTTCGAGCATATCTCCGTGGATGTAGCGCATGGGGATGGTTGGATTGCCAATGTCATGCTGCCCATGGCCCATCAATTCCCGAATCATACCTGCGACATCATTGTAGGCGCTGAGGTGCGCCTCAATACGAGCTTCGACTATTATGAGAACCTGTACAGCCAGTTGACCCATCCCGCATGA
- a CDS encoding ferric reductase-like transmembrane domain-containing protein, with protein sequence MSTQHSPSPIRANPIPSPRRFGGWRLFLVLAALLMGTAGAAYLLGPDAVEGSRRAIRVTARTSFVLFLAAFTASSFASLMPGPFTRALLRERRIVGLSFAFSHLLHAIAIYTFGQLSPEFWPGRSTLANLPGTIGYASILLLAVTSHRGLARRMGPAAWRRLHVTGMWVIAAVFTYSYFKRVPMNAWYAVPSALLFTAVVVRLIAKRAQALRHGTRSLMPGGWASSRPWSADARGTMNDRRS encoded by the coding sequence ATGTCAACGCAACATTCCCCCTCCCCCATCCGCGCGAACCCGATCCCCTCGCCCCGCCGCTTCGGCGGCTGGAGATTGTTCCTGGTGCTGGCCGCACTGCTGATGGGCACAGCGGGCGCCGCCTACCTGCTTGGCCCCGACGCCGTGGAAGGCAGCCGCCGCGCCATCCGCGTCACCGCGCGCACCTCCTTCGTTCTGTTCCTGGCCGCGTTCACCGCGTCCTCGTTCGCCTCGCTGATGCCCGGCCCGTTCACCCGGGCGTTGTTACGCGAGCGGCGCATCGTCGGCCTGTCGTTCGCGTTCTCGCACCTGTTGCACGCGATCGCTATCTACACCTTCGGCCAGCTCAGTCCCGAGTTCTGGCCCGGCCGCTCCACCCTGGCCAACCTGCCCGGCACGATCGGCTACGCGTCCATCCTGCTGCTGGCGGTGACCTCGCATCGCGGTCTTGCCCGGCGCATGGGCCCGGCCGCCTGGCGACGGCTGCACGTCACCGGCATGTGGGTGATCGCGGCGGTGTTCACCTATTCTTACTTCAAGCGCGTGCCGATGAACGCCTGGTACGCCGTGCCTTCAGCGCTGCTGTTCACCGCGGTGGTGGTGCGGCTGATCGCCAAACGCGCCCAGGCCCTCCGGCACGGCACGCGGTCGCTCATGCCCGGGGGATGGGCTTCCAGTCGACCTTGGAGCGCTGACGCACGTGGGACGATGAACGATCGGCGGTCGTGA